Proteins encoded together in one Deinococcus multiflagellatus window:
- a CDS encoding DUF47 domain-containing protein: MVLSKFMPSNPKFSEKFAAAARNAHATAQALVDLLEHYTDVEAKVQRVRDLEHEGDRLTDEITNLLAESFIVPFDREDIISLNSELDDLVDDMEDAAVKLSLYSIQQPLPQMAQLARVVEQQCALLAQGMPLIEQNSKLAELTRIAKEIRALEDQGDAISDEVQRHLYDGVTDVPGMIRAMRSGEIVALIEDASDQAQRVAKTVESILLKNA, encoded by the coding sequence ATGGTTCTGTCTAAATTCATGCCCAGCAACCCCAAGTTCAGCGAAAAGTTTGCCGCCGCCGCGCGCAACGCGCACGCCACCGCGCAGGCCCTGGTGGACCTGCTTGAGCATTACACCGATGTCGAGGCCAAGGTGCAGCGCGTGCGCGACCTGGAGCACGAGGGTGACCGCCTGACCGACGAGATCACCAACCTGCTGGCCGAGTCGTTCATTGTGCCCTTTGACCGCGAAGACATCATCAGCCTGAACAGCGAGCTGGACGATCTGGTGGACGACATGGAAGACGCGGCCGTGAAGCTGAGCCTGTACAGCATTCAGCAGCCGCTGCCCCAGATGGCGCAACTGGCGCGTGTGGTGGAGCAGCAGTGCGCGCTGCTGGCCCAGGGCATGCCGCTGATTGAGCAGAACAGCAAACTGGCCGAGCTGACCCGCATTGCCAAGGAAATCCGCGCCCTTGAAGACCAGGGCGACGCCATCAGCGATGAGGTGCAGCGCCACCTGTACGACGGCGTGACCGACGTGCCCGGCATGATCCGCGCCATGCGCAGCGGTGAAATCGTGGCCCTGATTGAAGACGCCAGCGACCAAGCGCAGCGCGTGGCCAAGACCGTCGAGAGCATTCTGCTCAAGAACGCGTAA
- a CDS encoding inorganic phosphate transporter, translating to MDTALIGLIVIVALALVFDFINGFHDTANAIATSVATKVLTPAQAIAMAAVLNVVGALTGTAVAKTISKDIVPQQYATLELVGATLISAIVWNLFTWWKGLPSSSSHALVFSLVGAGIAAGGVGIIIPKGVQKTLTGLVTSPALGFLVPILLMFLLSWLVLRWMKPRVVTRTFRTLQIFSAAFMAFSHGGNDAQKTMGIITFALAAYLNTEIEIVPLWVILSAATAMGAGTAVGGWRIIKTMGFKVVDLKPVDGFVAETSAALIIETASRLGIPVSTTHTISTSIMGVGTTKGFKKVKWQVAGRIVQAWIFTIPVCIVLGWVVHKLILATGV from the coding sequence ATGGATACGGCTCTGATTGGCCTGATCGTCATCGTGGCGCTGGCCCTGGTCTTCGACTTTATCAACGGCTTTCACGACACCGCCAACGCCATTGCCACCAGTGTGGCCACCAAGGTGCTCACCCCCGCCCAGGCCATTGCCATGGCGGCCGTTCTGAATGTGGTGGGCGCGCTGACCGGCACAGCGGTCGCCAAGACCATCTCCAAAGACATCGTGCCGCAGCAGTACGCCACCCTGGAACTGGTGGGCGCCACCCTGATCAGCGCCATTGTCTGGAACCTGTTCACGTGGTGGAAGGGCCTGCCCAGTTCCTCCAGCCACGCGCTGGTGTTCAGTCTCGTGGGGGCGGGGATCGCGGCCGGCGGCGTGGGGATCATCATTCCCAAGGGCGTGCAGAAAACGTTGACCGGCCTGGTGACCAGCCCCGCGCTGGGCTTCCTGGTTCCGATTCTGCTGATGTTCCTGCTGTCGTGGCTGGTGCTGCGCTGGATGAAGCCCAGGGTGGTCACGCGGACCTTCCGCACGCTGCAGATTTTCAGTGCCGCGTTCATGGCCTTTTCGCACGGCGGCAACGACGCGCAAAAGACCATGGGGATCATCACCTTCGCGCTGGCGGCCTACCTGAACACGGAAATCGAGATTGTGCCGCTGTGGGTGATTCTCTCGGCGGCGACGGCCATGGGCGCGGGCACTGCGGTGGGGGGCTGGCGCATCATCAAGACCATGGGCTTCAAGGTCGTGGACCTCAAGCCGGTGGACGGCTTCGTGGCCGAAACCAGCGCCGCGCTGATCATCGAAACGGCCAGCCGCCTGGGCATTCCGGTCAGCACCACCCACACCATCTCCACCAGCATCATGGGCGTGGGTACCACCAAGGGCTTCAAGAAGGTCAAATGGCAGGTGGCCGGGCGCATCGTCCAAGCGTGGATCTTTACCATCCCGGTGTGCATCGTGCTGGGCTGGGTGGTGCACAAGCTCATTCTGGCGACCGGGGTGTAA
- a CDS encoding eCIS core domain-containing protein, producing MGERLHRQHPAGPTAARRRVTEVLAPAPDLATLKLQRLAQELRRLNPTSTVVQRQAAGPVLRASGLEQQEVARLHVQRQAVSEQLATLPQVEAAPIQRQAQPVPAKPQSPADWVTVMRHQAEQIEGKSLDTRQYAQFTALQRQVANTLVQGFRSDRGPAQARYDTYGEHLATLQRHEISAPVSRVVLGMVPAGERLALQRAVDTAVQRYEAEEALSATSAQRQSLQRQLAELDAEATQPVLQRIQARRGAGNPLPEAIQRHLEQGLNHDLSRVRIHDDAEADTLAKGVNALAFTTGSDIFFQSGKFNPNSQSGLELLAHEVTHTVQQSQGRVGTGIDPDAGLEAEARTMGAKLAQGPRFGTQHARHRPGALTQVRSPQPLQRLAEAPTIQRWFNPLDKLKALKKKAQAAVKQVVQTVTNPAARKAALRALARKMPAPIRATIKKAAKKVAGVRAGLGKGMAAARGAVKRAGETLGKRLPRAAQLLSSVGQLSKKARAAVSQVATRVGRTAQQLGTAKGRAQLVKQAKAGLHRTLRAAAKSLPAPAQKALKGLAKTGRAAVQNLQNLGLSATKFATDPAYRGKALKRLAQTPMAKQLAQVGGNIHRFTTDKAYRGEQLARMAQAGKRITMPLQQLAGSIGKLKKDAIVAVVQKSKQAMAWANAKWEQVKKSAAGQTVAGAWKWVRSPEGAAILAKFGASIAVGVVAVIGTGGMALPLVLAAAGVASGVAGSLAETAVLKKANPEKYKNRKWTTGISASTMAVDGLLGAFLGPAARVVGGAVARGVGSAVKYTGGVGQMAGKVMGAGWAGLSERAARLAGRSVTGVTHTRQQLSQEIAQVWQATRQGVQQYNQSIAASVRAGVRHDMLGNAGWRGIGQRDVGTLLAGTDVLRQTVNRVARARIKAELNSPMGLILARQRLNMPGASAKKIRQALFNELKANSQEDLIAAAWKVNPQLRRAAYSAARGSMWQQAKQGLFGNATTVAGKAGMAALSGPRLMVANVAQKTGATWRAFQQGGLAEGLGHSASALAEEFTKFAGLKLSLNVKSNTASTDEKARREALPRAFSETGKELRKPENYIDAGIQGITGFSPEIARSKPGGLPALAGFDSWLKYFGGTFGNVIGGDLHEVSAP from the coding sequence ATGGGTGAACGTTTGCACCGCCAGCACCCGGCTGGGCCCACTGCGGCACGCCGCCGGGTCACTGAAGTTCTTGCTCCCGCGCCCGATCTGGCCACGCTGAAGTTGCAGCGTCTGGCCCAGGAATTGCGGCGCCTGAATCCAACCTCGACTGTTGTGCAGCGGCAAGCGGCGGGGCCAGTGCTGCGGGCCTCAGGGCTGGAACAGCAGGAGGTGGCACGGCTGCACGTTCAGCGCCAAGCGGTGAGCGAGCAATTGGCCACCTTGCCCCAGGTCGAGGCTGCACCGATTCAGCGGCAAGCCCAGCCCGTGCCGGCCAAGCCCCAGAGCCCCGCCGACTGGGTGACGGTGATGCGCCACCAAGCGGAGCAGATCGAAGGCAAGTCCCTGGATACACGGCAATATGCCCAGTTCACGGCGCTGCAACGGCAGGTGGCGAATACCTTGGTGCAAGGCTTCCGTTCAGACCGAGGCCCAGCACAGGCCCGGTATGACACCTACGGCGAACACTTGGCGACGCTGCAACGCCATGAAATCAGTGCGCCAGTGAGTCGCGTGGTGCTGGGCATGGTCCCGGCTGGGGAACGACTCGCGCTCCAACGGGCGGTCGACACAGCCGTGCAACGATATGAAGCTGAAGAAGCCCTATCAGCCACCTCTGCCCAACGTCAGAGCTTGCAGCGCCAATTGGCGGAACTGGATGCGGAAGCGACACAACCCGTCTTGCAGCGCATTCAAGCCCGACGAGGTGCGGGGAATCCTCTGCCCGAAGCGATTCAACGCCACCTCGAACAAGGCTTAAACCATGACCTGTCCCGTGTTCGTATTCACGATGATGCGGAAGCGGACACGCTGGCCAAGGGGGTCAATGCCCTGGCCTTTACGACGGGCAGTGACATCTTTTTCCAGAGTGGGAAGTTCAATCCGAACAGCCAATCTGGCCTGGAACTGCTGGCGCATGAAGTGACCCACACCGTGCAACAGTCGCAAGGGCGTGTGGGCACTGGGATCGACCCCGATGCTGGCCTTGAAGCTGAAGCCCGGACGATGGGTGCCAAGCTCGCCCAGGGCCCTCGCTTTGGGACGCAGCACGCGCGGCACCGGCCCGGGGCGCTGACCCAGGTGCGTTCTCCCCAGCCCCTGCAGCGGCTGGCCGAGGCCCCCACCATTCAGCGCTGGTTTAACCCCCTGGACAAGCTCAAGGCCTTGAAGAAGAAGGCGCAGGCAGCGGTCAAGCAGGTGGTCCAAACAGTGACCAATCCGGCGGCCCGCAAGGCGGCCCTGCGCGCCCTGGCCCGGAAGATGCCGGCGCCCATTCGGGCCACCATCAAGAAGGCGGCCAAGAAGGTGGCTGGCGTGCGTGCGGGCCTGGGCAAAGGTATGGCCGCTGCACGCGGCGCCGTCAAGCGTGCCGGGGAGACCCTGGGCAAACGCCTGCCGCGCGCCGCCCAGTTGCTCAGCAGCGTGGGGCAGCTGTCCAAAAAGGCGCGTGCAGCGGTCTCCCAGGTAGCCACCCGGGTGGGCCGCACCGCCCAGCAGCTGGGCACGGCCAAGGGCCGCGCGCAGCTCGTCAAGCAGGCCAAAGCTGGTCTGCACCGCACGCTGCGGGCAGCGGCCAAATCGCTGCCTGCCCCCGCGCAGAAGGCCCTGAAGGGGCTGGCCAAGACTGGCCGTGCGGCCGTGCAGAACCTGCAGAACCTGGGCCTAAGCGCCACGAAGTTCGCCACCGATCCGGCTTACCGGGGCAAGGCGCTCAAGCGGTTGGCGCAGACCCCAATGGCCAAGCAACTCGCGCAGGTGGGCGGCAACATCCACCGCTTCACCACCGACAAGGCGTACCGTGGCGAACAGCTCGCCAGGATGGCACAGGCCGGCAAGCGCATTACCATGCCTCTGCAGCAGCTGGCCGGCAGTATTGGCAAGTTAAAGAAGGACGCCATAGTGGCCGTGGTGCAGAAGTCCAAGCAGGCCATGGCCTGGGCCAACGCGAAGTGGGAGCAAGTCAAGAAGAGCGCAGCAGGGCAAACAGTGGCTGGCGCCTGGAAGTGGGTGCGCTCGCCCGAAGGGGCCGCGATCCTGGCCAAATTTGGAGCGTCCATCGCTGTGGGCGTGGTGGCGGTGATTGGGACGGGCGGCATGGCCCTGCCCCTTGTGCTGGCCGCCGCCGGTGTGGCGAGTGGCGTGGCCGGCTCTCTGGCCGAGACCGCAGTCCTCAAGAAGGCCAACCCAGAAAAGTACAAGAACCGCAAATGGACCACAGGGATCAGTGCTTCGACCATGGCGGTGGACGGCCTGTTGGGCGCTTTCCTGGGGCCGGCAGCGCGGGTGGTGGGTGGCGCCGTGGCTCGTGGCGTGGGCAGCGCGGTGAAGTATACAGGCGGCGTGGGGCAAATGGCTGGAAAAGTGATGGGTGCGGGGTGGGCGGGTTTAAGCGAGAGGGCAGCGCGGTTGGCAGGCCGGTCCGTCACCGGTGTGACCCATACACGACAGCAACTGAGCCAGGAAATCGCCCAGGTTTGGCAGGCCACCCGCCAGGGTGTGCAGCAGTACAACCAGAGCATCGCGGCCAGTGTCCGTGCAGGCGTACGGCACGACATGCTGGGCAACGCCGGTTGGCGCGGCATTGGGCAGCGTGATGTGGGAACCTTGCTTGCTGGAACAGATGTGCTGCGACAAACCGTCAACCGCGTCGCTCGGGCACGGATTAAGGCAGAGCTGAACAGCCCAATGGGACTGATTCTGGCTCGCCAGCGCCTGAATATGCCGGGCGCCAGTGCCAAGAAGATTCGGCAAGCGCTCTTCAACGAACTCAAGGCCAATTCGCAAGAGGACTTGATAGCGGCGGCCTGGAAAGTTAATCCACAGTTGCGGCGGGCAGCTTATTCGGCGGCCCGGGGCAGTATGTGGCAACAGGCGAAGCAGGGGCTTTTTGGCAATGCCACGACTGTTGCAGGTAAGGCGGGGATGGCCGCCCTCTCTGGCCCTCGCCTGATGGTCGCCAACGTGGCCCAGAAGACGGGCGCAACCTGGAGAGCATTCCAGCAGGGGGGCCTCGCTGAGGGACTGGGACACAGTGCAAGCGCTTTGGCAGAGGAATTCACCAAGTTTGCCGGGCTCAAACTGAGCCTCAACGTCAAGAGTAATACGGCCAGCACCGATGAGAAGGCCCGGCGTGAAGCGTTACCGCGTGCCTTCAGTGAAACCGGCAAGGAACTGCGTAAACCGGAAAATTATATTGATGCTGGCATACAAGGCATCACGGGTTTCTCTCCAGAAATTGCCCGCAGTAAGCCGGGTGGGCTGCCAGCGCTGGCCGGCTTTGACAGTTGGTTGAAATATTTCGGTGGCACCTTCGGCAATGTTATAGGGGGAGACCTACATGAAGTGTCTGCTCCGTGA